In Flavobacteriaceae bacterium, the following proteins share a genomic window:
- a CDS encoding cytochrome-c peroxidase — protein sequence MIPKNILSFCLLQILIISSCKQKEETYINTINWSIVQNYYLFNLKTSISYLDSLTMIDKTSEKAKIFFKQSRSAFKKAEPYASYLNPEVGHRANGPALPVFKEDNSKILIPIGFQKIEESIFESEVENNIYLNELIITKGLLNVLKKKMIKRELNPQRFFISTHQQLLRVISHSITGFDTPVSKIGLEETKLTLNSLFEVYKMALQPIIKEKDSNLDANFNESIQKAITFIENNNDFETFDRYTFLRDYFNSITSNWTEIRKVSDIWDPINTTPFNFDASTFFENESFNLNYFTAGNNRNPSQAQIALGKRLFFDKNLSKAGTLACASCHKPELAYTDGLKTSIDNRGSNQFRNTPTLINTAFQKSFFWDGRAENMQDQITLVFTNNSEFNKPLHTFSDDILKDSIYIEDFKTVFGKIPNNNLDVIKAISSYVSTLNAFNSKFDKNIRGEQNNYTNEEKNGFNLFMGKALCATCHFMPISNGTVPPFFYETEKEVIGVPRTAANKALDSDVGFYWRFEEDIHYGMFKTPSVRNMGITGPYMHNGIYDTLEDVINFYNSGGGSGLGFDIPHQTLPFDELNLTEAEQKALVAFLKTLDATPKEGSY from the coding sequence ATGATTCCTAAAAATATACTTTCTTTTTGTTTGCTTCAGATTTTAATCATTTCTTCTTGTAAACAAAAAGAAGAAACTTATATCAATACAATTAATTGGAGTATAGTCCAAAACTACTATTTGTTCAATCTAAAAACTTCTATAAGTTATTTAGATTCTTTAACTATGATAGATAAAACATCTGAAAAAGCTAAAATATTTTTTAAACAAAGCCGCTCTGCTTTCAAAAAAGCTGAACCTTATGCTTCTTATTTAAATCCTGAAGTAGGACATCGCGCTAATGGACCAGCGCTTCCTGTTTTTAAAGAAGATAATTCTAAAATATTGATTCCCATTGGATTTCAGAAAATAGAAGAAAGCATTTTTGAAAGCGAAGTTGAAAACAACATATATCTAAATGAACTTATAATTACTAAAGGTTTATTAAATGTACTTAAAAAGAAAATGATAAAGCGAGAATTAAACCCGCAGCGTTTTTTTATCTCTACACATCAACAATTATTAAGAGTAATTAGTCATTCTATTACTGGGTTTGATACACCTGTAAGTAAAATAGGGCTTGAGGAAACCAAACTCACTTTAAACAGTTTATTTGAAGTTTATAAAATGGCGCTTCAGCCTATTATTAAAGAAAAAGATAGCAATTTAGATGCTAATTTTAATGAATCTATTCAAAAAGCAATTACATTTATTGAAAACAATAATGATTTTGAAACCTTTGATCGTTATACATTTTTAAGAGATTATTTTAATTCGATAACTTCAAATTGGACGGAGATAAGAAAAGTTAGTGATATCTGGGATCCTATAAATACCACGCCATTTAATTTTGATGCGTCAACATTTTTTGAAAACGAATCGTTTAATTTAAATTACTTTACTGCTGGAAATAACAGAAATCCTTCTCAAGCTCAAATTGCATTAGGTAAACGATTATTTTTTGATAAAAATTTATCTAAAGCTGGTACCCTAGCCTGTGCTAGCTGCCATAAGCCTGAGTTAGCTTATACCGATGGTCTAAAAACAAGTATTGACAATAGGGGGAGCAATCAATTTAGGAATACACCAACTTTAATTAATACGGCATTTCAAAAAAGTTTTTTCTGGGATGGCAGAGCAGAAAATATGCAAGATCAAATTACTTTAGTATTTACTAACAATAGTGAGTTTAATAAACCATTACACACTTTTTCTGATGATATCTTAAAAGATTCGATTTATATCGAAGATTTTAAAACTGTTTTTGGAAAAATCCCCAATAATAATTTAGACGTTATAAAAGCTATTTCATCCTATGTATCTACCTTAAATGCATTCAATTCTAAATTTGATAAAAACATAAGAGGGGAACAAAATAATTATACGAATGAAGAGAAAAACGGTTTTAATTTATTTATGGGTAAAGCGTTATGTGCAACGTGTCATTTTATGCCAATTTCTAACGGAACTGTTCCTCCATTTTTTTATGAAACCGAAAAAGAAGTTATTGGCGTTCCTAGAACTGCAGCTAATAAAGCTTTAGATAGTGATGTTGGGTTTTATTGGAGATTTGAAGAAGATATTCATTATGGTATGTTTAAGACCCCATCAGTTCGTAATATGGGAATCACTGGTCCTTATATGCATAATGGTATTTACGATACACTTGAAGATGTAATTAATTTTTACAACTCTGGAGGCGGAAGTGGCTTAGGATTTGATATACCTCATCAAACACTTCCTTTCGACGAATTGAATCTTACAGAAGCAGAACAAAAAGCTTTAGTAGCTTTTCTAAAAACGTTAGATGCTACCCCTAAAGAGGGTTCTTATTAA
- a CDS encoding phosphoribosylaminoimidazolesuccinocarboxamide synthase — MTITDTNFNFPGQKNLYKGKVREVYTMNDDVLVMVATDRLSAFDVVMPKGIPFKGQILNQIATKMMKATEDLVPNWLISTPDPNVAIGHMCEPFKVEMVIRGYMSGHAAREYKAGKRLLCGVTMPEGMKENDKFPKPIITPATKAEQGDHDEDISREDIISRGIVSEADYIVLEDYTRKLFQRGSEIAAERGLILVDTKYEFGKTKDGKIVLIDEIHTPDSSRYFYADGYKERQDRGEAQKQLSKEFVRQWLISNGFQGLEGQTLPEMSDDYINSVSERYIELYENITGETFIKADVSNIQGRIEANVLEFLR; from the coding sequence ATGACAATTACGGATACCAATTTTAATTTCCCAGGGCAAAAAAATCTTTATAAAGGCAAGGTAAGAGAAGTCTATACTATGAACGACGATGTTTTAGTTATGGTAGCTACAGATCGCTTATCTGCATTTGATGTGGTAATGCCTAAAGGTATTCCGTTTAAAGGACAAATTTTAAATCAGATAGCAACAAAAATGATGAAAGCTACTGAAGACTTAGTTCCTAATTGGTTAATTTCTACACCAGATCCTAATGTAGCAATAGGGCATATGTGTGAGCCATTTAAGGTAGAAATGGTAATTCGTGGATATATGTCTGGTCATGCAGCTCGAGAGTATAAAGCTGGAAAACGATTACTTTGTGGTGTTACTATGCCAGAAGGGATGAAAGAGAACGATAAGTTTCCTAAACCTATTATTACTCCAGCCACTAAAGCAGAACAAGGTGATCATGATGAAGATATTTCTAGAGAAGATATTATAAGTCGAGGTATTGTTTCTGAAGCTGATTATATTGTTCTTGAAGATTATACACGTAAGTTATTCCAACGTGGTTCTGAAATTGCTGCAGAACGCGGCTTAATTTTAGTAGACACTAAATACGAATTTGGAAAAACTAAAGATGGAAAAATTGTATTAATTGACGAAATACATACTCCAGACTCATCACGTTATTTTTATGCTGATGGTTATAAAGAACGACAAGATAGAGGAGAAGCTCAAAAACAACTCTCTAAAGAGTTTGTGCGTCAATGGTTAATTAGTAATGGGTTTCAGGGTTTAGAAGGACAAACATTACCAGAGATGAGTGATGACTATATTAACTCTGTGAGTGAACGTTATATAGAGCTTTATGAAAATATTACTGGAGAGACTTTTATAAAAGCTGATGTTTCTAATATACAAGGGCGTATTGAAGCTAATGTGTTGGAATTTTTGAGATAA
- a CDS encoding DUF3052 domain-containing protein yields MGLKTSEGYSGTPLAKKLGIKPDFKALLYNAPKHYFNLFTDLPGNIYFTKEIETDDIDFIHLFCTSFEELQNIGELYKSVLKKNGLLWVSWPKGTSNISTNLKRDLIRDYFINIGLVDVKVAAIDNDWSGLKFIYRLKDR; encoded by the coding sequence ATGGGATTAAAAACCTCAGAAGGATATTCAGGAACACCATTAGCTAAAAAACTTGGAATTAAACCAGATTTTAAAGCCCTACTTTATAATGCGCCTAAACATTATTTTAATTTATTTACAGATTTACCAGGCAATATATACTTCACAAAAGAAATAGAAACAGATGATATCGATTTTATTCATTTATTCTGTACAAGTTTCGAAGAGTTACAAAATATTGGAGAATTATATAAAAGTGTTTTAAAAAAGAATGGTCTTTTATGGGTAAGTTGGCCAAAAGGAACATCAAACATTAGTACCAATTTAAAAAGAGATCTCATTCGTGATTATTTTATAAACATTGGGCTGGTAGATGTAAAAGTAGCAGCCATAGATAACGATTGGAGTGGACTCAAATTCATCTATCGTTTAAAAGATAGATAA
- a CDS encoding class A beta-lactamase-related serine hydrolase — protein MKKIILLGLIVIISIKCTNTASKNSKTITSLESILNEFGHQLQKDIEDDGINGSISAAIVKGNKIIWSNAYGTSDIDNNTIADSTTIYRIGSVSKSFTSFLMMQLVEEKIIELDDPIENYLPEIKELNGYSDSTKITFLQLASHTSGLQREPQLENATSGSIDEWENKVLQSIPKTAFQSKPGERYSYSNIGYGILGLALSRAAKKPFIELIKTKIFKPLNMNNSYFIVPDDKLEKLAKGMEGGPFGELNKQTPKKEHMGRGYKVPNGAIYSTPNDLAKFMISNMGYMELLNSENLALMQKPVIIPNEDWWDNYGLGLRLLRNNLMSTIGHTGSVSGYTANFMFDKERQYGVVIMINYNWGMTNVDLRAFALLKRLKKFDVE, from the coding sequence ATGAAAAAAATTATCCTTTTGGGGTTAATAGTAATTATATCTATTAAATGTACTAATACAGCCAGTAAGAATTCAAAAACTATAACATCCTTAGAATCAATTTTAAACGAATTCGGACATCAGCTTCAAAAAGACATAGAAGATGATGGTATTAATGGAAGCATATCGGCAGCAATAGTAAAAGGCAATAAAATTATTTGGTCTAATGCTTATGGTACATCTGATATCGATAATAATACAATAGCTGATTCTACTACTATTTATCGGATTGGTTCAGTTTCTAAGTCTTTTACATCATTTTTAATGATGCAATTAGTAGAAGAAAAGATAATTGAATTAGATGATCCGATAGAAAACTATTTACCTGAAATAAAAGAGTTAAACGGTTATTCTGATTCAACAAAAATTACCTTTCTACAATTAGCTAGCCATACATCTGGTTTACAAAGAGAACCTCAATTAGAAAATGCAACTTCAGGTTCTATTGATGAATGGGAAAATAAGGTTTTGCAATCTATTCCAAAAACAGCATTTCAATCAAAACCAGGAGAACGATATAGTTATTCAAATATCGGTTATGGCATTTTAGGATTAGCTCTCTCACGTGCTGCTAAAAAACCTTTTATTGAGTTGATTAAAACCAAAATATTTAAACCTTTAAATATGAACAACAGCTATTTTATTGTACCAGATGATAAATTAGAAAAACTAGCAAAAGGAATGGAAGGCGGTCCATTTGGAGAACTTAATAAACAAACCCCTAAAAAAGAGCATATGGGACGTGGATATAAAGTACCAAATGGCGCCATTTATTCTACACCAAACGATTTGGCTAAATTTATGATTAGTAATATGGGATATATGGAATTACTTAACAGTGAGAATTTAGCTTTAATGCAAAAACCTGTAATAATTCCAAATGAAGATTGGTGGGACAATTATGGTTTAGGCCTTAGATTATTACGAAATAATTTAATGTCTACAATCGGGCATACAGGTTCTGTTTCTGGTTATACTGCAAATTTTATGTTTGATAAAGAAAGGCAATACGGGGTAGTTATAATGATAAATTATAATTGGGGTATGACGAATGTAGATTTACGAGCTTTTGCTTTATTAAAAAGATTAAAGAAGTTTGATGTTGAATAA
- a CDS encoding DNA-binding response regulator, whose amino-acid sequence MKILIIEDEHSVAQNLCDILFEINPSIEIVAVLETVIDTVTWIENNNNPDLGFFDIQIADGNSFEIFERTSVNFPIVFTTAFDEFALKAFKVNSIDYLMKPIKKNALKIALKKYDAIYKKNDNEKLLKVIQELKSEAQKKYKKSFLVYIKDKILPIATEDIAYFYLENETVFCFTHKNERYNINQVLDKIYNQLDPEVFFRANRQYIVSRKTINSVSMYFHRKLKLEVIPKNNSEIIISKTKANEFKKWLAGD is encoded by the coding sequence ATGAAAATATTAATTATTGAAGATGAACATAGCGTTGCGCAAAATCTTTGTGATATTTTATTCGAGATTAATCCCAGTATAGAAATAGTAGCCGTTTTAGAAACTGTTATAGATACTGTAACATGGATAGAAAACAATAACAATCCAGATTTAGGCTTTTTTGATATACAGATTGCAGATGGCAATTCTTTTGAAATTTTTGAAAGAACATCAGTAAATTTTCCAATTGTATTTACAACAGCATTTGATGAGTTTGCACTAAAGGCCTTTAAGGTAAATAGTATAGATTATTTAATGAAGCCTATAAAAAAGAATGCGCTCAAAATTGCATTAAAAAAATATGATGCTATCTATAAAAAAAATGACAATGAAAAATTATTAAAGGTTATTCAGGAATTAAAAAGTGAAGCTCAAAAAAAATATAAGAAAAGCTTTCTGGTGTACATAAAAGATAAAATTTTACCTATAGCAACAGAAGATATTGCATATTTTTATTTAGAGAATGAAACCGTTTTTTGTTTTACTCATAAAAATGAGCGGTATAATATTAATCAAGTCTTAGATAAAATTTATAACCAATTAGATCCTGAGGTTTTTTTTAGAGCAAACCGCCAATATATCGTATCTCGAAAAACGATTAATTCTGTATCTATGTATTTTCACAGAAAACTTAAATTAGAAGTTATCCCAAAAAATAATTCAGAAATAATAATTAGTAAAACTAAAGCTAATGAGTTTAAAAAATGGTTGGCTGGTGATTGA
- a CDS encoding PhoH family protein has protein sequence MNELIIELEEISPKEFFGAQNANIALLKKYFPKLKLVARGNKIKAYGDEELLEEFNRRMTMLLKHFVKYNKLDENVIERVLTSQSSDDYATSDSSGQVLVHGVRGKLIKAQTANQRKLVESMRKNDMVFAIGPAGTGKTYTGIALAVQALKSKEVKRIILTRPAVEAGENLGFLPGDLKEKLDPYMQPLYDALRDMIPAEKLEQYIENGTIQIAPLAFMRGRTLDNAFVILDEGQNTTHNQMKMFLTRMGKNAKFLLTGDPGQIDLPRRTISGLKEALLILKDVEGVGIIFLDDKDVIRHKLVKKIISAYKNIENRD, from the coding sequence TTGAACGAACTTATTATCGAATTAGAAGAGATTAGTCCAAAAGAATTTTTTGGAGCTCAAAACGCTAATATTGCACTATTAAAAAAATATTTCCCTAAACTTAAACTAGTCGCCCGAGGTAATAAAATTAAAGCCTACGGTGATGAAGAACTCCTAGAAGAGTTTAATCGAAGAATGACAATGCTTTTAAAGCATTTTGTTAAGTATAATAAACTTGATGAAAATGTAATTGAGCGTGTCCTCACCAGTCAAAGTAGTGATGATTATGCCACTTCAGATTCTAGCGGCCAGGTTTTAGTTCATGGCGTAAGAGGGAAGCTTATAAAAGCACAAACGGCAAACCAACGAAAATTAGTAGAAAGCATGCGTAAAAACGATATGGTTTTTGCTATTGGTCCAGCGGGAACAGGTAAAACTTATACGGGAATAGCTTTAGCTGTGCAAGCGCTTAAAAGTAAAGAGGTTAAACGTATTATTTTAACTCGCCCAGCTGTTGAAGCTGGAGAGAACTTAGGGTTTTTACCTGGAGATTTAAAAGAAAAATTAGATCCATATATGCAGCCATTATATGATGCATTACGAGATATGATTCCTGCAGAAAAATTGGAACAATATATTGAAAACGGAACGATACAAATTGCACCATTAGCCTTTATGCGTGGTCGTACTTTAGATAATGCCTTTGTGATTCTTGATGAAGGACAGAATACAACTCATAACCAGATGAAAATGTTCTTGACAAGAATGGGAAAGAATGCAAAATTTCTACTTACCGGAGATCCAGGACAGATTGATTTACCACGTCGTACGATTTCTGGATTAAAAGAAGCATTACTTATTTTAAAAGATGTAGAAGGTGTAGGAATAATATTTTTAGATGATAAAGATGTTATTCGTCATAAACTAGTGAAGAAGATTATCTCTGCTTATAAGAATATTGAAAATAGAGACTAA
- a CDS encoding antibiotic biosynthesis monooxygenase, producing MLVRIVKMSFDSVYINEFLELFESKKQFIRNYPGCRYLELYRDKNQANIFFTYSYWETENDLESYRHSDLFKDVWAKTKMMFNNKPEAWSVDKLVTLK from the coding sequence ATGCTTGTAAGAATTGTAAAAATGAGTTTTGATTCTGTTTATATAAATGAATTTCTAGAATTATTTGAATCTAAAAAACAATTTATAAGAAATTACCCAGGATGCCGTTATTTAGAATTATATCGTGATAAAAATCAAGCAAATATATTTTTCACATATAGTTATTGGGAAACAGAAAATGATTTAGAATCTTATAGGCATTCTGATTTGTTTAAAGATGTCTGGGCAAAAACAAAAATGATGTTTAACAATAAACCTGAGGCTTGGAGTGTTGATAAACTTGTAACGCTTAAATAA